In a genomic window of Nodosilinea sp. PGN35:
- a CDS encoding PD-(D/E)XK nuclease family protein, with protein MSLFKNLLKLYPVPRRTEDFFTEIIVHLFNNQKDLAVAWLGNIGAISLNEVQSYTFFSATSQKTYSGLDHHATDSRPDIVIQLDSQGQRTLIFVESKVGSTQNPSQLTNYAEILCQENDSGKKILVYITRSFEAVDDFQENAQASNLLQHLKFIQTRWYLFYRFIDSRKEDYLIQEIKSFMREEKMNQDNQFSAADILAMLNFRHALSVMEETLVGEVEGKLKKTFPNQRMSSFPIAYKHYKIWPRLAYHVNFSGNDFILMLGYFDLTQESDLLYPDVKVCLQLHKSSPNGKEAFNILEGIVANPNNLWQGDWLDSSAEWPHIAIRKSLQDFLGEKDQVKEIQYFFLNGIDRVLELKEAHPELPWGF; from the coding sequence ATGTCGCTGTTTAAGAACTTACTCAAGCTCTATCCTGTGCCACGCCGCACAGAGGATTTCTTCACTGAAATAATTGTTCACCTATTCAACAATCAAAAGGACTTAGCGGTTGCTTGGCTGGGCAACATTGGTGCAATCAGCTTGAATGAAGTTCAGTCTTACACTTTTTTTAGTGCAACCAGTCAAAAAACGTATTCAGGACTAGACCACCATGCAACTGACAGTCGGCCTGATATAGTCATTCAACTGGACAGTCAAGGCCAAAGAACTTTGATCTTTGTTGAGTCAAAAGTTGGTTCGACTCAAAATCCATCTCAATTAACCAATTATGCAGAAATACTTTGCCAGGAAAATGATTCCGGCAAGAAAATATTAGTGTATATTACGCGAAGCTTTGAGGCTGTCGATGATTTCCAGGAAAATGCTCAAGCTTCTAACTTGCTTCAACATCTTAAATTTATTCAAACCAGATGGTATCTATTCTACCGTTTTATAGATAGTCGCAAAGAAGATTACCTTATTCAAGAAATCAAAAGTTTTATGCGAGAAGAGAAAATGAACCAAGATAATCAGTTCTCAGCAGCTGACATCCTGGCAATGTTGAATTTCAGACATGCCTTGTCGGTTATGGAAGAAACATTAGTTGGTGAGGTGGAAGGGAAATTGAAAAAGACCTTTCCAAACCAAAGAATGTCATCCTTTCCAATCGCCTACAAACATTACAAAATATGGCCTCGCCTTGCCTATCACGTAAATTTTTCAGGTAATGATTTCATCCTGATGTTAGGCTACTTTGATTTAACTCAAGAAAGCGATTTGCTATATCCTGATGTAAAAGTATGTCTTCAGTTGCACAAAAGTTCTCCTAATGGAAAAGAGGCTTTCAATATTTTGGAGGGAATCGTAGCTAATCCAAATAATCTTTGGCAAGGTGACTGGCTGGATTCCTCAGCAGAATGGCCTCATATAGCTATCCGGAAAAGTCTGCAAGACTTTTTAGGTGAAAAAGATCAAGTTAAGGAAATCCAGTATTTCTTCTTGAACGGCATTGATCGAGTTCTTGAGCTTAAGGAAGCTCACCCAGAGCTACCTTGGGGTTTTTGA
- a CDS encoding magnesium chelatase subunit H, producing the protein MFTHVKPTVRHIAPDNLNGRRLVKVVYVVLEPQYQSALSTAIRSINANNSQVAFEVNGYLIEELRDANNYAAFKQDVAEANVFIASLIFIEDLADKVVEAVAPVRDQLDVAVCFPSMPQVMRLNKMGSFSMAQLGQSKSMIASFMKKRKEKSGAGFQDAMLKLLRTLPTVLKYLPVEKAQDARNFMLSFQYWLGGSPENLENFFLMLADRYVITDSQIEGAPQAESLEYEEPVTYPDMGIWHPMAPTMFEDIKEYLNWHASRRDISDDLKDPLAPTIGLVLQRTHLVTGDEAHYVAMVQEFEYLGAKVIPVFAGGLDFSKPVDAYFFDPVDNSKTIVDAVVSLTGFALVGGPARQDHPKAIETLKRLNRPYMVALPLVFQTTEEWEDSDLGLHPIQVALQMAIPELDGAIEPIVLSGRDGLTGRAISLQDRIESITQRAMKWANLRRKPKLDKKLAITVFSFPPDKGNVGTAAYLDVFGSIYKVLEAMKQNGYDVQDLPESPEALLQEVIHDAQAQYSSPELNIAYRMPVREYQALTPYAERLEENWGPPPGTLNTDGENLLVYGKAFGNVFIGVQPTFGYEGDPMRLLFSRSASPHHGFAAYYTFLNKIWGADAVLHFGTHGSLEFMPGKQMGMSGTCYPDNLIGSIPNLYYYAANNPSEATIAKRRGYAETISYLTPPAENAGLYKGLKELSELIGSYQGNKESGRAVQIVNAIIETARVCNLDRDVALPEGDSGELSNEERDNLVGKIYIKLMEIESRLLPCGLHVVGKPPSAEEAIATLVNIGSLDREEDGIKSLQRIIAESLGRDIDEIYGNSDRGHLADVQLLYDINQGVRAAVSALVHEQIDAEGRVSMVSRLNFLNIGRKEPWIRALHEAGYKNVDSEAIKPLMEYLEFCLEQVCADNELGGLLQALEGEYVLPGPGGDPIRNPDVLPTGKNIHALDPQSIPTTAAVQSAKIVVDRLLERQRQENGGAYPETIATVLWGTDNIKTYGESLAQMMWFVGVKPVPDSLGRVNKLELLSLEELGRPRIDIVVNCSGVFRDLFINQMALLDRAVKMAAEADEPLEMNFVRKHALEQAAEMGLSVREAATRIFSNASGSYSSNINLAVENSTWENEAELQEMYLKRKSFAFNSDNPGVMDSNRGLFESALKTAEATFQNLDSSEISLTDVSHYFDSDPTKLVASLREDGKAPAAYIADTTTANAQVRTLSETVRLDARTKMLNPKWYEGMLSHGYEGVRELSKRLVNTMGWSATAGAVDNWVYEDVNTTFIQDPEMCKRLMDLNPNSFRRMVSTLLEVNGRGYWETSDENLEKLQELYQEVEDRIEGVE; encoded by the coding sequence ATGTTCACCCACGTCAAGCCCACTGTGCGCCACATTGCTCCCGACAATCTCAACGGGCGGCGTCTGGTTAAGGTGGTCTATGTGGTTCTGGAGCCTCAGTACCAGAGCGCTCTGTCTACTGCCATCCGGTCGATCAACGCCAACAATTCCCAGGTGGCCTTCGAAGTCAACGGCTACCTGATTGAAGAGCTGCGCGACGCCAACAACTACGCGGCGTTTAAGCAGGATGTGGCCGAGGCCAACGTGTTCATCGCCTCGCTGATCTTTATTGAAGACCTGGCCGACAAGGTGGTGGAGGCGGTTGCCCCCGTGCGCGACCAGCTCGACGTGGCCGTGTGCTTCCCCTCCATGCCCCAGGTGATGCGGCTCAACAAGATGGGCAGCTTTTCCATGGCCCAGCTCGGCCAGTCGAAGAGCATGATCGCCTCCTTCATGAAGAAGCGGAAGGAGAAGTCGGGCGCGGGCTTCCAGGATGCCATGCTGAAGCTGCTGCGCACCCTGCCCACGGTACTGAAGTACCTGCCCGTCGAAAAGGCCCAGGACGCCCGCAACTTCATGCTCAGCTTCCAGTACTGGCTGGGTGGTTCCCCCGAAAACCTGGAGAATTTCTTTCTGATGCTGGCCGATCGCTACGTGATCACCGACAGCCAAATCGAGGGCGCGCCCCAGGCTGAGAGCCTTGAGTACGAGGAGCCGGTCACTTACCCCGACATGGGCATCTGGCACCCGATGGCCCCCACCATGTTCGAGGACATCAAGGAATACCTCAACTGGCACGCCTCCCGCCGCGACATCTCCGACGACCTCAAAGATCCCCTGGCCCCCACCATCGGTCTGGTGCTCCAGCGCACCCACCTGGTCACGGGCGACGAAGCCCACTACGTGGCCATGGTGCAGGAGTTTGAATACCTGGGCGCGAAGGTGATCCCCGTGTTTGCGGGCGGTCTGGATTTCTCTAAGCCCGTCGATGCCTACTTCTTTGACCCGGTAGACAACAGCAAAACCATCGTCGATGCCGTGGTTTCCCTCACCGGCTTTGCCCTGGTGGGCGGCCCGGCCCGGCAGGACCACCCCAAGGCGATCGAAACCCTGAAGCGCCTCAATCGGCCCTACATGGTGGCCCTGCCCCTGGTGTTTCAAACCACCGAGGAGTGGGAAGACAGCGACCTGGGCCTGCACCCGATTCAGGTAGCGCTACAAATGGCGATCCCCGAGCTGGATGGGGCGATCGAACCGATCGTACTCTCAGGCCGCGACGGGCTGACCGGACGCGCCATTTCTCTACAAGACCGCATCGAGTCGATCACCCAGCGGGCGATGAAGTGGGCCAACCTGCGCCGCAAGCCCAAGCTCGACAAAAAGCTGGCCATCACCGTGTTCAGCTTCCCCCCCGACAAGGGCAACGTGGGCACCGCCGCCTACCTTGACGTATTCGGCTCCATCTATAAGGTGCTGGAGGCGATGAAGCAGAACGGCTACGACGTGCAGGATCTGCCCGAGTCGCCCGAAGCTCTGCTGCAGGAAGTCATCCACGACGCCCAGGCCCAGTACAGCAGCCCGGAGCTAAACATCGCCTACCGCATGCCCGTGCGCGAGTACCAGGCGCTGACCCCGTATGCTGAGCGGCTCGAAGAGAATTGGGGGCCACCGCCGGGCACCCTCAACACCGACGGCGAAAACCTGCTGGTCTACGGCAAGGCCTTTGGCAACGTGTTTATCGGTGTGCAGCCCACCTTTGGCTACGAGGGCGACCCGATGCGGCTGCTGTTCTCCCGCTCCGCCAGCCCCCACCACGGGTTTGCCGCCTACTACACCTTCTTGAATAAAATCTGGGGTGCGGATGCGGTGCTGCACTTCGGCACCCACGGCTCCCTGGAGTTTATGCCCGGCAAGCAGATGGGCATGTCGGGCACCTGCTACCCCGACAACCTGATCGGCAGCATCCCCAACCTTTACTACTACGCGGCCAACAACCCCTCCGAGGCCACGATCGCCAAGCGCCGGGGCTACGCCGAAACCATCAGCTACCTGACGCCCCCTGCCGAAAACGCGGGACTGTATAAAGGACTTAAGGAACTCAGCGAGCTGATCGGCTCCTACCAGGGCAACAAGGAGAGCGGTCGGGCGGTGCAGATCGTCAACGCCATCATTGAGACGGCGCGGGTCTGCAACCTGGATCGGGATGTGGCGCTGCCCGAGGGCGACTCTGGCGAGCTGTCTAACGAGGAGCGCGACAATCTGGTGGGCAAGATCTACATCAAGCTGATGGAGATTGAATCTCGCCTGCTGCCCTGCGGTCTGCACGTGGTGGGCAAGCCGCCCAGTGCCGAGGAGGCGATCGCCACCCTGGTCAACATCGGCAGCCTCGATCGCGAAGAGGACGGCATCAAGAGCCTGCAGCGGATTATCGCTGAGAGCCTGGGCCGCGACATCGATGAGATCTACGGGAACAGCGATCGCGGCCACCTCGCCGACGTCCAACTCCTCTACGACATCAACCAGGGGGTGCGCGCCGCCGTGTCCGCCCTCGTCCACGAGCAGATCGACGCCGAAGGCCGCGTCTCTATGGTCTCCCGGCTCAACTTCCTCAACATTGGCCGCAAGGAGCCCTGGATCCGCGCTCTCCACGAGGCGGGCTACAAGAACGTGGATTCTGAAGCCATCAAACCCCTGATGGAGTACCTGGAGTTCTGCCTGGAGCAGGTCTGCGCCGACAACGAGCTGGGCGGCCTGCTGCAAGCCCTCGAAGGCGAGTACGTGCTGCCCGGCCCCGGCGGCGACCCGATCCGCAACCCCGACGTGCTGCCCACCGGCAAAAACATCCACGCCCTCGACCCCCAGTCCATCCCCACCACCGCCGCCGTACAGTCGGCCAAAATCGTAGTCGATAGGTTACTGGAGCGCCAGCGCCAGGAAAACGGCGGGGCCTACCCCGAAACCATCGCCACCGTGCTCTGGGGCACCGACAACATCAAGACCTACGGCGAATCCCTCGCTCAAATGATGTGGTTTGTCGGCGTCAAGCCCGTGCCCGACTCCCTGGGCCGGGTGAATAAACTGGAGCTGCTGTCCCTCGAAGAGCTGGGTCGCCCCCGCATCGACATTGTCGTCAACTGCTCCGGCGTGTTCCGGGATCTCTTCATCAACCAGATGGCCCTGCTCGATCGCGCCGTGAAAATGGCCGCCGAAGCCGACGAGCCCCTGGAGATGAACTTCGTCCGCAAGCACGCCCTGGAGCAGGCCGCCGAAATGGGCCTCTCGGTGCGCGAAGCCGCCACCCGCATTTTCTCGAATGCCTCCGGCTCCTACTCGTCGAACATCAACCTGGCGGTGGAAAACAGCACCTGGGAAAACGAGGCCGAACTCCAGGAGATGTACCTGAAGCGCAAGTCCTTTGCCTTCAACTCCGACAACCCCGGCGTCATGGACAGCAACCGGGGCCTGTTTGAGTCGGCCCTGAAGACCGCCGAGGCTACCTTCCAGAACCTGGACTCGTCGGAGATTTCCCTCACCGACGTCTCCCACTACTTCGACTCCGACCCCACCAAGCTGGTAGCGTCTCTGCGCGAGGACGGCAAAGCCCCCGCTGCCTACATCGCCGACACCACCACCGCCAACGCTCAGGTGCGGACGCTGTCGGAAACCGTTCGCCTGGATGCCCGCACCAAAATGCTCAACCCCAAGTGGTACGAGGGCATGCTCTCCCATGGCTACGAGGGCGTGCGGGAACTCTCCAAGCGCCTGGTCAACACCATGGGCTGGTCGGCCACCGCTGGGGCGGTGGACAACTGGGTCTACGAAGATGTCAACACCACCTTCATTCAAGACCCGGAGATGTGCAAGCGGCTGATGGATCTCAACCCCAACTCCTTCCGCCGCATGGTCTCGACTCTGCTGGAGGTGAACGGACGCGGCTACTGGGAAACCAGCGACGAAAACCTGGAGAAGCTGCAAGAGCTCTACCAGGAAGTCGAAGACCGGATTGAAGGGGTAGAGTAG
- the nrtS gene encoding nitrate/nitrite transporter NrtS: MDAVNGYLKALVTPPLARRAVRVAFVIGTLLFAINHGAALRSRTMTQARWISAGLTYLVPYAVSIHGQFMGRRAVEVPKRR; the protein is encoded by the coding sequence ATGGATGCAGTAAACGGCTACCTAAAAGCATTGGTGACGCCGCCTCTGGCCAGACGCGCTGTACGGGTGGCTTTTGTAATCGGCACGCTACTGTTTGCCATCAACCACGGGGCGGCTCTGCGATCGCGCACCATGACCCAGGCCCGCTGGATCTCTGCGGGGCTGACCTACCTGGTGCCCTACGCGGTGAGCATTCACGGGCAGTTTATGGGGCGGCGGGCGGTGGAGGTGCCGAAGAGGCGGTGA
- a CDS encoding NAD(P)/FAD-dependent oxidoreductase, translated as MKLSRKNLHERTDQVYDAIVVGGGMGGLSAAIYLARYGLKCLVVEKGKGRSLWMQEVRNVVGVDPDTPGREILNHGVQQAVEWGADYLRGYVEDVVDEGDQLAVQVKVGKTDSVYPVFRTKYLIAASGVIDVLPQLDDMQNVYDYAGYTLHVCMICDGFDMWDQKAVLIAGKESQINAAFVLDWFTPYISVLTHGLFSVGDEMRAKLADYGYPLYEAPIAKFLGEHHKMSGVELTDGTVIEATTGLINMGSIYHNHYLKGISGLTWEGENLVTNTMCQTTHDRIFAIGDLKQGVNQVSVAIADGTLAATQIWRTIRRASPPRKWEENRVKEAIAS; from the coding sequence ATGAAACTCTCCCGCAAAAATCTCCACGAACGCACCGATCAGGTTTACGACGCCATCGTTGTCGGCGGTGGTATGGGGGGGCTGTCGGCGGCTATCTATCTGGCCCGCTATGGCCTCAAGTGCCTGGTGGTGGAAAAGGGCAAGGGGCGATCGCTGTGGATGCAGGAGGTGCGCAATGTCGTCGGCGTTGACCCCGACACCCCTGGCCGCGAAATTCTCAACCACGGCGTTCAGCAGGCGGTGGAGTGGGGGGCCGACTACCTGCGCGGCTATGTCGAAGACGTGGTGGATGAGGGCGATCAGCTGGCGGTGCAGGTCAAGGTGGGTAAGACTGACAGCGTTTACCCGGTGTTTCGCACCAAATATTTGATTGCCGCCTCGGGGGTGATCGACGTGCTGCCCCAGCTCGACGACATGCAAAATGTCTACGACTACGCGGGCTACACCCTGCACGTGTGTATGATCTGCGACGGTTTCGACATGTGGGATCAAAAAGCCGTGCTAATTGCGGGCAAAGAGTCGCAAATCAATGCCGCCTTTGTGCTTGACTGGTTTACCCCCTACATCTCGGTGCTGACCCACGGCCTCTTCTCTGTGGGTGACGAAATGCGGGCTAAGCTGGCCGACTATGGCTACCCCCTCTACGAAGCGCCCATTGCCAAGTTCCTTGGTGAGCACCACAAAATGAGCGGCGTTGAGCTAACCGACGGCACCGTGATCGAAGCCACCACCGGCCTGATCAACATGGGCTCGATCTACCACAACCACTACCTCAAGGGCATCAGTGGCCTGACCTGGGAGGGCGAAAACCTGGTGACCAACACCATGTGCCAGACCACCCACGATCGCATCTTTGCCATTGGCGACCTCAAGCAGGGCGTCAACCAGGTGTCGGTTGCCATTGCTGACGGCACCCTGGCGGCCACCCAGATCTGGCGCACCATTCGCCGCGCCAGCCCCCCCCGCAAGTGGGAAGAAAATCGGGTCAAGGAGGCGATCGCTTCCTAG
- a CDS encoding peroxiredoxin, translating to MVAFVATGRVPEVTFKTRVRDESVGGPNPYRWQDLTTSDIFAGKKVVVFSLPGAFTPTCSSNHLPRYEELYEEFKAHGVDAIVCVSVNDAFVMFQWGQKVGAKNVFLLPDGNGEFTRKMGMLVDKSNLGFGMRSWRYSMLVDDGNIEKIFVEPDFGDNCPIDPFEVSDADTMMAYLKGTEAAGVSEPRLAFVG from the coding sequence ATGGTTGCGTTTGTTGCTACTGGGCGTGTGCCTGAAGTTACGTTTAAGACCCGCGTGCGGGATGAGTCGGTGGGTGGCCCTAACCCTTACCGCTGGCAAGATCTGACCACCAGCGATATCTTCGCCGGTAAGAAGGTCGTGGTGTTCTCTCTGCCCGGTGCGTTTACCCCCACCTGCTCCTCTAACCACCTGCCCCGCTACGAAGAGCTGTACGAAGAGTTTAAGGCCCACGGCGTTGACGCCATCGTCTGTGTCTCTGTGAACGACGCCTTTGTCATGTTCCAGTGGGGGCAAAAGGTCGGCGCTAAGAATGTCTTCCTGCTGCCCGACGGCAACGGCGAGTTTACCCGCAAGATGGGCATGCTGGTGGACAAGTCTAACCTGGGCTTTGGCATGCGCTCCTGGCGCTACTCCATGCTCGTCGATGACGGCAACATCGAGAAGATCTTCGTTGAGCCTGACTTCGGCGACAACTGCCCCATCGACCCCTTCGAAGTCTCTGATGCCGACACCATGATGGCCTACCTGAAGGGTACTGAGGCTGCCGGTGTTTCTGAGCCCCGTCTGGCCTTTGTGGGCTAA
- a CDS encoding Fur family transcriptional regulator — protein sequence MSSQADQIVTVLKSRGLRVTPQRFAVYANLLGRCDHPTADDILHDLNQAAPTSSQATVYSSLQALRGANLVREVLLEEGVCRYDANVGPHHHFRCQSCGAIADIPWETLSSLDLQTLSPRWQIEGYEVTVRGLCDRCQPA from the coding sequence ATGTCGTCCCAAGCCGATCAAATCGTCACTGTCTTGAAGTCGCGGGGGTTGCGCGTTACTCCCCAGCGCTTTGCTGTCTATGCCAATCTGCTGGGCCGCTGCGACCACCCCACCGCCGACGATATTCTCCACGACCTCAACCAAGCCGCGCCAACCTCATCCCAGGCGACGGTTTACAGTTCGCTGCAAGCCCTGCGGGGAGCAAACCTGGTGCGTGAGGTGCTGCTCGAAGAGGGGGTCTGCCGCTACGACGCCAACGTGGGCCCTCACCACCACTTTCGCTGTCAGAGCTGTGGGGCGATCGCCGATATCCCCTGGGAAACTCTCTCTAGCCTCGACCTGCAAACCCTCAGCCCCCGCTGGCAGATCGAGGGCTACGAGGTGACGGTGCGGGGGTTGTGCGATCGCTGCCAACCCGCGTAA
- a CDS encoding DUF6737 family protein, whose protein sequence is MPDPAPIASPWQLKPWWCQPWSIVLTGVLVVASSWLLLHRLWLTALVAVPIGVWMGFFLLVWPRLMREAGYLDAPLTVQQPHENLE, encoded by the coding sequence ATGCCCGACCCTGCTCCGATCGCCAGCCCTTGGCAGCTCAAGCCCTGGTGGTGTCAGCCCTGGTCAATCGTGCTGACGGGGGTGCTGGTGGTGGCCAGCAGCTGGCTGCTGCTCCATCGCCTCTGGCTTACCGCCCTGGTTGCCGTTCCCATCGGGGTGTGGATGGGCTTCTTTTTGCTGGTGTGGCCCCGCCTGATGCGCGAAGCGGGCTACCTAGACGCTCCTCTAACTGTGCAGCAGCCCCACGAGAATCTGGAATAG
- a CDS encoding SDR family oxidoreductase, with protein sequence MKVLVVGATGTLGRQIARRALDEGHEVRCLVRSAQRAAFLREWGVELVRGNLSRPETLPPALEGVDAVIDASTARPSESVMQVDWQGKVNLIKATRDAGVRRFIFISILNSEKFPHVPLMSVKRCTEKFLAESGLNYTILQPCGFLQGLIGQYAIPILEKQPIWVMGEAAPIAYMDTQDIARFAVKALSVPETEHRSFPLAGTRAWGAYEIMRLCERKCGQEARVSRISLELLRAIRKVAGFFQWGWNFADRLAFVEVVAGSQPLDAPMDEVYQVFGIPKEEITTLEDYMQEYFSRIMKKLKELDYDSEKASKKKLPF encoded by the coding sequence ATGAAAGTATTGGTCGTTGGCGCTACTGGCACCCTTGGCAGGCAAATTGCCCGCCGTGCCCTAGATGAGGGGCACGAAGTCCGCTGCCTGGTGAGGAGTGCCCAGCGAGCCGCCTTTTTGCGAGAGTGGGGGGTAGAGCTGGTGCGGGGCAACCTCTCCAGGCCCGAAACTCTGCCCCCCGCTTTAGAGGGAGTTGATGCGGTAATCGACGCCTCGACCGCCCGCCCCTCTGAGTCGGTCATGCAGGTTGACTGGCAGGGCAAGGTCAATCTGATTAAAGCCACCCGCGATGCGGGCGTCCGGCGGTTTATCTTTATCTCAATTCTTAACTCCGAAAAGTTTCCCCACGTGCCGCTGATGAGCGTCAAGCGCTGCACCGAGAAATTTTTAGCTGAGTCGGGGCTCAACTACACCATTCTTCAGCCCTGCGGCTTTCTCCAGGGGCTGATCGGCCAGTACGCCATCCCCATTCTCGAAAAGCAGCCGATCTGGGTGATGGGCGAAGCCGCCCCCATCGCCTATATGGACACCCAGGACATTGCCCGGTTTGCGGTGAAAGCCCTGTCGGTGCCCGAAACCGAACATCGCAGCTTTCCCCTGGCGGGCACCCGCGCCTGGGGAGCCTACGAAATTATGCGCCTGTGCGAGCGTAAGTGCGGTCAAGAGGCTCGAGTTTCCCGCATTTCTCTGGAGCTGCTGCGGGCGATTCGCAAGGTGGCGGGCTTCTTTCAGTGGGGCTGGAACTTTGCCGATCGCCTCGCCTTTGTCGAAGTGGTCGCCGGTAGCCAGCCCCTCGACGCCCCCATGGATGAGGTTTACCAGGTGTTTGGCATTCCCAAAGAGGAAATCACCACCCTCGAAGACTACATGCAGGAGTACTTCAGCCGCATCATGAAAAAGCTGAAGGAACTCGACTACGACAGCGAAAAAGCCAGCAAGAAAAAGCTGCCATTCTAG
- a CDS encoding PetM family cytochrome b6-f complex subunit 7: MGGEIFNTAIIIFTLTLVGLGIGFLLLRVQGGEE, from the coding sequence ATGGGCGGCGAAATTTTTAATACGGCGATCATTATCTTTACCCTGACCCTAGTGGGCCTGGGCATTGGGTTTTTGCTGCTGCGGGTACAGGGTGGCGAAGAGTAG
- the pdxA gene encoding 4-hydroxythreonine-4-phosphate dehydrogenase PdxA — MKTSTLASRLSLTRPRLAITLGDPAGIGPEVVLKALAARNWGAIADITVFGTRSLLVQTATAIQASAYAGPLPDLNSLNFVDISPPLTLDTVGLGQPSAATGAASFAYLQAAIEGAVGGDYDAIVTGPIAKSAWKAAGHNYPGQTELLAAGAKAERFGMAFVAQSPHTGWWLRALLATTHIPLAQVPTALTPDLLTQKLDLLFHSLKQDFGLAQPRIAVAGLNPHSGEGGQLGREETDWLIPWLEAQRQRYPGVQLDGPIPPDTLWVRPGQAWFGTDGRALETAHDAYLALYHDQGLIPVKLMAFDRAVNTTFGLPFVRTSPDHGTAFDIAGQGVANASSMVAAIDLAVAVVGSRG, encoded by the coding sequence ATGAAGACCTCGACACTGGCATCTCGTCTATCGTTGACTCGCCCCCGGCTGGCAATTACCCTGGGCGATCCGGCGGGCATTGGCCCTGAGGTGGTTCTCAAGGCGCTGGCAGCGCGGAATTGGGGGGCGATCGCCGACATCACCGTCTTTGGAACGCGATCGCTCCTCGTCCAGACCGCCACCGCAATCCAGGCCTCTGCCTACGCCGGGCCGCTCCCCGATCTAAATAGCTTAAATTTTGTGGATATTTCGCCGCCGCTGACGTTAGACACCGTCGGCCTGGGCCAGCCCAGCGCCGCTACCGGGGCCGCCAGCTTTGCCTACCTGCAAGCCGCCATTGAGGGCGCAGTGGGGGGAGACTACGATGCGATCGTCACCGGCCCGATCGCAAAGTCGGCCTGGAAAGCCGCCGGGCACAACTACCCCGGCCAGACCGAGCTGCTGGCGGCGGGGGCCAAGGCGGAGCGGTTTGGCATGGCCTTTGTGGCCCAGTCGCCCCACACGGGCTGGTGGCTGCGCGCCCTGCTGGCCACCACCCACATTCCCCTGGCTCAGGTGCCCACGGCCCTGACCCCCGACCTGCTCACCCAAAAGCTCGACCTGCTGTTCCACAGCCTGAAGCAGGATTTTGGCCTGGCTCAGCCCCGCATTGCCGTGGCAGGGCTAAACCCCCACAGCGGCGAAGGCGGACAGCTGGGGCGGGAAGAGACCGACTGGCTGATTCCCTGGCTGGAGGCCCAGCGCCAGCGCTATCCCGGTGTGCAGCTGGACGGCCCCATTCCCCCCGATACACTGTGGGTGCGCCCAGGGCAGGCCTGGTTTGGCACCGATGGCAGGGCGCTGGAAACGGCCCACGATGCCTACCTGGCCCTCTACCACGATCAGGGGCTGATTCCGGTGAAGCTGATGGCCTTTGACCGGGCGGTAAATACCACCTTTGGGCTGCCCTTTGTGCGCACCTCCCCCGACCACGGTACGGCGTTTGACATTGCCGGGCAGGGGGTGGCCAACGCCAGCAGCATGGTGGCGGCAATCGATCTGGCGGTGGCGGTGGTAGGGAGTAGGGGGTGA